Proteins from a single region of Melanotaenia boesemani isolate fMelBoe1 chromosome 3, fMelBoe1.pri, whole genome shotgun sequence:
- the lmcd1 gene encoding LIM and cysteine-rich domains protein 1, whose product MDVSSAMEKMSVRATAVGAGGGEGGAPKCLICEESCSGYQPHSWRKACMKCSCSTTDHVPGNDLEDDQRMGRLLADSPSSHLTAKVKGGGGLRMYKRNRMIVTNPVVSRKDPTFNTTTYDWAPAGLSQKLAMQYMELLPESQRPVSGTDGALERRRQLLSQLPIYDQDPMKCQSLASEEEISSMLLFVKQYKQEVLGVGEVALPGEAGGLREASIQRTAKEAKDRSDKKDAVQQQQQQQQHTSTNSSLTSVASAATNGTDDKTEYHCTGCHSEVAKENPVVYAERAGYHSALWHPQCFVCSECGQGLVDLVYFWSNQKLLCGRHYCQLEWPRCSGCDELIFCKSFLTAKDGRTWHPQHYCCWKCGQSLDSPCQH is encoded by the exons ATGTCTGTAAGAGCGACTGCAGTtggtgctggaggaggagaaggaggtgcACCAAAATGTCTCATATGTGAGGAGAGCTGCTCTGGATATCAGCCACATTCTTGGAg GAAAGCCTGCATGAAGTGCAGCTGCAGCACCACCGACCATGTTCCTGGAAATGACCTGGAGGATGATCAACGAATGGGACGCCTGCTTGCAGACTCACCAAGCTCCCACTTGACAGCAAAGGTCAAAGGAGGCGGAGGCCTTCGCATGTACAAGAGAAACCGGATGATCGTGACAAATCCGGTGGTTTCACGCAAAGATCCAACCTTCAATACCACAACATACGACTGGGCGCCAGCTGGCCTCAGCCAGAAACTG GCCATGCAGTACATGGAGCTCCTCCCAGAGAGTCAACGCCCCGTCTCAGGTACTGATGGAGCGCTGGAGCGTCGCAGACAGCTCCTCAGCCAACTCCCCATCTATGATCAGGACCCTATGAAATGTCAGAGCCTGGCCAGTGAGGAGGAG ATTTCCTCCATGTTGCTCTTTGTGAAGCAGTACAAACAGGAGGTGCTGGGGGTGGGTGAGGTGGCCTTGCCTGGTGAGGCTGGAGGTCTGAGGGAAGCATCCATCCAGAGGACAGCGAAGGAAGCAAAGGATCGCAGTGACAAGAAAGAtgctgtgcagcagcagcagcagcagcagcagcacacatcCACCAACAGCAGCCTCACCTCCGTTGCTTCTGCTGCCACTAACGGAACAGATGACAAGACTGAATAT CATTGTACTGGTTGCCACAGCGAAGTTGCCAAGGAGAACCCGGTTGTTTATGCCGAGCGTGCGGGTTACCACAGCGCCCTGTGGCATCCCCAGTGCTTCGTATGCTCAGAGTGTGGGCAGGGCCTGGTGGACCTGGTCTACTTCTGGTCCAATCAGAAGCTGCTCTGTGGACGTCACTACTGTCAGTTGGAGTGGCCGCGATGTTCAGGCTGCGATGAG CTCATCTTTTGCAAATCTTTCCTCACGGCGAAAGATGGACGGACGTGGCATCCTCAACATTACTGCTGCTGGAAATGTGGACAAAGCCTTGATTCTCCATGTCAGCACTGA